A genomic window from Silene latifolia isolate original U9 population chromosome Y, ASM4854445v1, whole genome shotgun sequence includes:
- the LOC141628873 gene encoding uncharacterized protein LOC141628873, whose amino-acid sequence MGCITSSWFSIKLNGSVHGFFPGKSGIRQEDPFPPYLFVLSMEILSRYLRTICSQPKITLHPKCSKIGLTHLVFVDDLMIFIRGDVPSVAAVAHTRTAFPAWPGLHANTDKTDVYFGGVKQSVKSEILRATGFSEGTFLFRYLGLPLNTARNTVDIYGVLINKIQAFVQHWSSTSLSYAGKIQLLNSVIFGLENFWDYNLSNCSIWNLECKDRYSESFRSIISIKNDLITKTGSPTAASDLLHSWYIGGQFRVQHAYEWFRTKYPLLPWIKALTHHVVVPCHGLVASMASQERLATTDHLIRRGMQIPNRCVLCKLVVESHGHLFFHCSFSAAVWSRVLCWMNLPRRSCDFKTELVWCIYRGSRRHWKHSWFHSCLTITVYSLWKDRNRRIFSGHDCSTDQLVAIIKRLSTTALLSRSCLAARSTVIAALHSL is encoded by the exons ATGGGCTGTATAACAAGTTCTTGGTTCTCTATTAAACTCAATGGTTCTGTCCATGGCTTCTTCCCTGGTAAGAGTGGTATTAGACAGGAAGATCCCTTTCCCCCTTACCTTTTTGTTCTGAGTATGGAGATCCTTTCTAGATATTTGAGGACTATTTGCTCTCAGCCTAAAATCACATTGCATCCTAAATGTTCTAAAATTGGTCTGACTCATCTTGTGTTTGTTGATGATCTCATGATTTTCATTCGTGGGGATGTACCTTCTGTTGCAGCTGTTGCTCACACTCGTACTGCTTTTCCTGCTTGGCCAGGGCTCCATGCTAATACTGATAAGACCGATGTCTATTTTGGGGGGGTCAAGCAAAGTGTCAAAAGTGAGATTTTGAGGGCTACTGGCTTCTCTGAAGGCACTTTCCTTTTCAGATACCTTGGCCTGCCACTGAATACTGCTAGGAATACTGTGGATATATATGGTGTCCTGATTAATAAAATTCAAGCTTTTGTTCAGCACTGGTCCTCTACTTCCCTCTCTTATGCTGGGAAAATTCAGCTGCTAAATTCTGTCATTTTTGGGCTTGAGAATTTCTG GGATTATAATCTTTCTAATTGCTCCATATGGAATTTAGAATGCAAAGACAGATATAGTGAGAGTTTTAGAAGTATAATTTCCATAAAAAATGATCTTATAACTAAAACTGGCTCTCCTACAGCTGCTTCAGACCTTCTGCATAGTTGGTACATTGGTGGCCAGTTCAGGGTTCAGCATGCTTATGAATGGTTTCGAACTAAATATCCACTGCTTCCCTGGATTAAGGCTTTAACTCATCATGTTGTGGTTCCTTGTCATGGTTTGGTTGCTTCTATGGCCAGTCAAGAGAGGTTAGCCACTACTGATCACCTCATTCGAAGGGGTATGCAAATCCCTAATAGATGTGTCTTATGCAAACTTGTTGTAGAAAGCCATGGACATCTATTCTTCCACTGCTCTTTCTCTGCTGCAGTTTGGTCTCGGGTCTTATGTTGGATGAATTTGCCTAGGAGGAGCTGTGACTTCAAAACTGAGCTTGTTTGGTGCATTTACAGAGGTAGCAGGAGGCATTGGAAGCACTCTTGGTTCCACAGTTGCCTCACTATCACAGTGTATAGTCTGTGGAAGGATCGTAATAGGAGAATTTTTTCTGGACACGATTGCTCTACTGATCAACTTGTTGCTATTATTAAGAGGCTTTCTACTACTGCTCTACTATCTCGTTCCTGTTTGGCTGCTAGAAGTACTGTTATTGCTGCCCTTCACTCTCTTTAG